The DNA sequence GTTTTGCTGCAGATTTCTGATCATGATCGCAGTGTTGTTCCGCAAAGCTGGAGGGAAGCGCTTGAACAAGGGCCAGATCAGGTCGAAGGCCTCCTGCGTGGCCGCCAGGGCCTCCTCGCGCCGCCCCAGCTCGCTCAACCTGGTGCCCAGGTTGTTGAGGCAGCGAGCCAAGTCGGGCTGGAAGGCATCCGGGTTGCGCTGAGCCAGGGCGCGTCGGAGGACCACCGCCTCCTGCGTGGCCGCCAGGGCCTCCTCGCGCCGCCCCAGCCCGCTCAACATGGCGCCCAGGTTGTTGAGGCAGCCAGCCAAGTCGGGCTGGAAGGCATCCGGGTTGCGCTGAGCCAGGGCGCGGTAGAGTTCCACCGCCTCCTGCGTGGCCGCCAGGGCCTCCTCGCGCCGTCCCAGCTCGCTCAACCTGACGCCCAGGTTGTTGAGGCTCATGGCCAAGTCGGGCTGGAAGGCATCCGGGTTGCGCTGAGCCAGGGCGCGTCGGAGGACCACCGCCTCCTGCGTGGCCGCCAGGGCCTCCTCGCGCCGCCCCAGCTCGCTCAACCTAGTGCCCAGGTTGTTGAGGCTCATGGCCAAGTCGGGCTGGAAGGCATCCGGGTTGCGCTGAGCCAGGGCGCGGTAGAATTCCACCGCCTCCTGCGTGGCCGCCAGGGCCTCCTCGCGCCGCCCCAGCTCGCTCAACCTGGTGCCCAGGTTGTTGAGGCAGCCAGCCAAGTCGGGCTGGAAGGCATCCGGGTTGCGCTGAGCCAGGGCGCGTCGGAGG is a window from the Hyalangium minutum genome containing:
- a CDS encoding tetratricopeptide repeat protein, with translation LGRREEALAATQEAVEFYRALAQRNPDAFQPALAMSLNNLGTRLSELGRREEALAATQEAVVLRRALAQRNPDAFQPDLAGCLNNLGTRLSELGRREEALAATQEAVEFYRALAQRNPDAFQPDLAMSLNNLGTRLSELGRREEALAATQEAVVLRRALAQRNPDAFQPDLAMSLNNLGVRLSELGRREEALAATQEAVELYRALAQRNPDAFQPDLAGCLNNLGAMLSGLGRREEALAATQEAVVLRRALAQRNPDAFQPDLARCLNNLGTRLSELGRREEALAATQEAFDLIWPLFKRFPPALRNNTAIMIRNLQQNHEALQRPLHPELEGRIEEFRRLAGIN